In Arachis hypogaea cultivar Tifrunner chromosome 2, arahy.Tifrunner.gnm2.J5K5, whole genome shotgun sequence, a genomic segment contains:
- the LOC140173031 gene encoding uncharacterized protein, whose product MLGLVEESANEPAKENMMVVRIETQSQTEALQIVPIQVCLPLSQTTTVPEIEPTPVPEIKPTPAKSPSEKTNEETTKMCILSLLGCISSQLFCNTAALQNHRQTLNKAHPRFHQLHLKSPEDAAALIMMARTASYIPKQDPMPSFSLGLTDSSQEEASTQEGAATQEGQRAKTPETPKLIEQLRELVEKITGSGVKTEGKTPPIHKQSGEESFQKFETPARTNVMSAEMKEKCYIWATRVKTYADGKTNEYDTVCTLNAQDKYIISKIHFASLQADTHIEAEIVSAMCLILNQQNIKRFQEEIYFL is encoded by the exons at gTTGGGTTTAGTTGAAGAGTCAGCCAACGAGCCAGCGAAAGAGAACATGATGGTTGTGCGGATAGAGACACAGTCACAAACCGAAGCGCTTCAAAT agttccgattcaagtttgtctaccactgtcccaaacaaccactgtgcCAGAAATTGAACCAACCCCTGTGCCAGAAATTAAACCAACCCCTGCAAAGTCTCCAAGTGAAAAAACTAATGAAGAAACTACAAAAAT GTGTATATTGTCCTTGTTGGGGTGTATATCCTCACAATTGTTCTGTAACACTGCAGCACTCCAGAACCACCGCCAAACACTGAACAAAGCACACCCACGCTTCCACCAGCTCCATCTAAAGT CCCCAGAAGATGCTGCTGCACTGAtaatgatggcacggacagcatcgTACATTCCTAAACAAGATCCGATGCCATCATTCAGTCTCggcttgactgattcaagccaagaagaagcATCAACGCAAGAGGGTGCAGCAACGCAAGAGGGGCAGAGGGCAAAAACTCCTGAAACGCCAAAACTAATAGAACAGTTAAGGGAGCTGGTGGAAAAAATTACAGGCAGTGGGGTGAAAACAGAAGGTAAAACTCCACCTATTCATAAGCAAAGTGGTGAAGAAAGTTTTcaaaagtttgaaactcctgcgaGGACAAATGTAATGAGTGCTGAAATGAAAGAGAAATGCTACATCTGGGCCACACGTGTGAAAACATACGCAGATGGAAAGACTAATGAGTATGACACCGTGTGCACACTCAATGCCCAAGATAAATACATTATCTCAAAAATCCACTTCGCATCTCTCCAAGCTGATACACATATAGAAgctgag attgtctctgccatgtgcctcatccttaaccagcaaaacattaaaaggtttcaagaagaaatatacttcTTGTG A